From a region of the Dioscorea cayenensis subsp. rotundata cultivar TDr96_F1 unplaced genomic scaffold, TDr96_F1_v2_PseudoChromosome.rev07_lg8_w22 25.fasta BLBR01001601.1, whole genome shotgun sequence genome:
- the LOC120256739 gene encoding protein PELPK2-like, with amino-acid sequence MASHKLLLLALLVALLSNTGNAARRHLDTPAAPSTPTTTPTIPNIPTIPTIPTIPTIPTIPTIPAVQIPPLPSVPKPTTPGIVIPTIPTTTLPPIPSIPLPTMPTIPKISIPPLPSFPIVIPTIPGFKMPPLPFLSPPPAATKP; translated from the coding sequence ATGGCTTCTCACAAGCTACTCCTCTTGGCCTTGCTTGTTGCACTCCTAAGCAATACAGGCAATGCTGCTCGTCGTCATCTCGATACTCCGGCAGCGCCGTCGACGCCAACAACGACACCAACTATTCCAAATATACCCACTATTCCCACTATACCTACTATACCGACTATTCCAACTATTCCGACTATTCCGGCAGTCCAAATTCCTCCATTGCCATCTGTACCAAAGCCTACAACACCAGGAATAGTTATTCCTACAATACCAACAACCACATTGCCTCCAATTCCATCTATTCCATTGCCAACCATGCCTACCATTCCAAAGATCAGTATTCCTCCACTGCCTTCTTTTCCAATTGTTATTCCTACTATTCCTGGTTTTAAGATGCCACCTTTGCCTTTTTTGTCACCACCTCCTGCCGCTACTAAGCCTTAA